Below is a window of Candidatus Endomicrobium procryptotermitis DNA.
ATAAGTATGACGGCAATTCAATGGAATTTATAGGAGAAGACAATATCGATCATACAGCAAAAGACGCTAAACTTTCGATATAAAGGGAGAAAGGGAACGTACGCATTATACGAACTTTGCCCATAATAAAACTATTGAGGAAACCTATAAAATAACTGTAAAAAACAGTAAAAACAACGCTATTAACGTAAATATCGTCGAACCTATGTAGAATCGGAAAGAATGGAAAATCATTGAAAGCTCTGTGAAATTTAATAAGAAAAATTCGCATACTGTAGAAGTTTTGATAAACGTAGCAGCTAATTCGGAAAAGACAGAGACTTACACGGTAAGATACTCATGGTAAATGGAATAGAAAAATATATCGATTATACGCTGCTCAAACCCGATACGCCTTTTGACATGTTTGAAAGGCTTTGCGCCGATGCCGAAAAATATCGGTTTTATTCTGTTTGTGTTCCTCCTTATGTCGTGAAAGAGTGTAAAAAGTTTCTTAAAAATTCTAAAGTAAAAATTACAACCGTTATAGGTTTTCCTTTAGGATACAATTCGACGCAGACAAAATTATTTGAAATGCAAAAAGCTATATCCGATGGAGCCGATGAAACAGACATAGTAATGAACGTATCGGCTTTTAAATCTGGCAGAACCAATTATGTGCTAAACGAGTTAAAAGAACTCAGAAAATCGGCTGGAAAAAGTGTTCTCAAAATCATTATTGAAAGCTGTTGTTTAAGTAAAGAAGAAATCGCGGCAGTTTGCGCTCTAGTGTCGGAAAGTGGTGCAGATTTTGTTAAAACTTCGACGGGGTTTGGTTCCGGTGGTGCAAAAATCGGAGATATAAAATTGATAAAAAATTCCATTCCCCGGCATATAAAAATAAAAGCTTCCGGATGTATAAAAACTTTACAGCAAGCGCAGGAGTTTATAAAAGCAGGAGCTTCAAGAATAGGTACATCGTCACTTTTAAGTGCAGAATTTTAAATGGGAAATATGGAGATGTAAAGCTGCATTTGAAAAGATATAAGTGATTTTCTCAAGCGGCTTAATTCCGGCAGTTATGTCAAAAAGATGAAATTTAATAGCATTGTAAAAAAGGAGCTGTAAATGCAGACATCAGATTTGAAAATAATATCTGCGGAGGTGCGCAAAGATATTATCAAAATGCTAGGGCTTGCGGGTTCTGGACATCCTGGCGGGAGTTTGTCTTCAGTAGAACTTTTGGTCAGTTTGTATTTTAACCATATGAAATTTAATCCTCGCAATCCTGATGATCCGAACAGAGATTATTTTGTCCTTTCGAAAGGGCATGTATGCCCGGTTCTATATGCGGTTTTAGCCCAGCTTAAATGTATAGACGTAGACGAACTTTGCACTTTAAGGCAGGCGGGGAGCCGTCTTCAAGGACACCCGGCAAAAGACAAAAAACTACCTGGCATTGAAATTTCAACAGGTTCTTTGGGATACGGGCTTTCTATAGGCGCGGGCATATGCGCAGGCATTAAACAATTAAAAAAAGAAAATAGAGTTTATGTTTTGATGGGAGACGGCGAACAGCAAGAGGGAAGTGTATGGGAAGCCGCAATGGCCGCGTCGCATTTAAAACTTGACAATTTGTGCGCGATAATCGATGATAACGCTTTGCAGATTGACGGGGAAACAAAAAAAGTCATGAACATACAGCCTTTGGCCGAAAAATATAAATCTTTCGGCTGGAACGTAATAGAAATCGATGGACACGATTTAGATGCAGCAGATAGAGCTTATGCGTCGGCTAAAACTGAAACATGCAGACCTACGGTGATAATAGCAAAAACAATAAAAGGCAAAGGTGTTTCTTTTATGGAGAATCTTGCGGAATGGCATGGTAAGGCTCCTTCAAAAGAGTTGGTTGTCAAAGCTATTGAAGAAATAGATGCCGCCGCGCTGGATAAAAAAATTTAACATATAAATAAGACTAGGAGATAATATGGTTGAAGTGTTTGGAAAGAAAGCCACAAGGTTCGGTTTTGGGGAGGCTTTGGTTGCGCTAGGTGAAAAAGATCCAAAAATATTTGTTTTGGGAGCGGATACTGTTTCTTCAGTGGCAATAAATGATTTTCAGAAAAAATTTCCCGATAGGTTTATAAATGTAGGGATAGCAGAAACAAATTTGATAGGCATGGCCGCCGGACTTGCCGCAGCAGGTTTTATACCGTTTGCCGCGACTTATGGAGTTTTTGCTTCAGGCAGACCGTGGGAACAGATAAGAACTACAGTTTGTTATTCGAATTTAAATGTAAAAATAGGTGGTTCTCATTCAGGACTTATGGTAGGTCCAGATGGTGCGACACATCAGGCTTTGGAAGAAATTGCAATAATGAGATGTATTCCAAAAATGACTGTAATAGCGCCCTGCGATTTAATCGAAACTAAAAAAGCGACAATGATGTCGGCATATTTTGACGGTCCTGTGTACATAAGATACGGAAGAGAAAACGTTCCTATTTTTACAAAACAGGAAACACCTTTTGAAATAGGCAAAGCAAATGTTTTGCGCGATGGAAAAGATGTGGCGATTCTTGCCTGCGGAACAATGGTTTACGAAAGTTTGATGGCGGCTGAAATTTTGGAAAAGAAAGGAATTAAAGCAAGAGTTGTCAATATTCACACCATAAAGCCCATTGATGAGAAAGTGATTATAGATGCTGCTAAAGACTGTGGCGCCATAGTTACGGCCGAAGAACATCAGATTTTTGCGGGTTTCGGTTCGGCTGTTGCAGAAGTTATAGTCAGAAACAGTCCCGTCCCGATGGAGTTTGTCGGAGTCGATGATTCATTTGGTGAGTCGGGAGAAGCTTACGATTTAATTGAAAAATTCGGTTTGAAAGATGTAAATATCGCGCAATCAGCTGAAAAAGTTTTAAAGAGAAAATAATGCCGATAAACAGAATAATTCTGATTGTTTTAGACAGTGCCGGAGTTGGCGCTCTTGCGGATGCAGCCGAATACGGCGATGATGGGGCAGATACAATCGGGCATATTATCGACAAGGTTGGAAACGGTTTTCATCTTCCTAATCTTGAAAAGCTTGGTCTTTACAAAATTTTGGAAAGAAAAACAAATTGTCAGAATTTGGATATTATCGGCTGTTATGGAAAAATGATTACAAAATCGCCTGCAAAAGATACAACGGCAGGTCATTGGGAAATGGCTGGAATAGTTTTGGATAAGCCTTTCCCAACTTATCCGAACGGTTTTCCGCAGGAGTTAATAACCGAATTTGAGAAACTTATCGGAACGAAAATTTTAGGCAATTGTGTGGCAAGCGGTACGGAAATAATTAAACATTTTGGAGATGAACATTATAATACGGGCTATCCTATTGTCTACACTTCGGCGGATTCGGTCTTTCAAATTGCCGCTCATGAATGCGTTTATGGATTGGACAAGCTTTATAAAATATGTAAAATTGCCAGAAAAATGCTTATTGGTAAATATGTCATCGGAAGAGTTATAGCAAGGCCTTTTATCGGAGAAAGTGGAAATTATACTCGTACGGCAAATAGAAAAGATTATTCGCTTACTCCATTGGAGACTACAGTATTGGACGAAATTAAAAATGCGGGTGGAGAAGTTGTCGCCATAGGAAAAATAGAAGATATTTTTAATGGGAAAGGGATTACAAAAACCGTTCACACCAAAGGCAATGCAAATGGCATGGAAGTTACGGCGGAAGAAATAAGGGTTGGCGGCATAAGCAGTAAAAAAACTCTTATTTTTACTAATCTTGTCGATTTCGATATGCTTTGGGGACATCGCAGAGATATAATCTCTTATGCAAAAGCCTTGAAAGAGTTTGACGATTTTCTTCCGGCACTCATGGGCATGCTCGGAGATGGAGATATGCTGATAATAACGGCAGACCACGGATGCGATCCGTCTTTTACGAAACATACCGATCATACAAGGGAGTACGTACCGCTGTTGGTGTACGGAAAAAAGTTACAAAGAAATATCAATCTCGGCGTCAGAAAGACTCTTGCGGATACCGCTCAAACGATAGCAGATATTTTTAATCTCCCGCCGCTTAAGAACGGCACAAGTTTTAAGAAAGAAATAGAAACTTAGCGATTTGAGCGGAATTTTATTTACACAGCGGACAAAGGTAAATGAAGATGGTAAATGTTTTGGAAAAAATACAAAAAACAAAAAAGGCGATTCTGCCTCATTCTGGTTTTAACCTTTCTGCGGCTGTCATTGCTGGTTCGGGATTGGGAGAGCTTAGAAACTCTTTTACGGTTCTTAAAACCGTTAAATATTCTAAAATTCCATACTTTGCAAAAACTACAGTTAAAGGTCATGACGGCGAACTTCATTTGTGCCGCAGCGCAAAAACAGACTTTTTGATTTTTAACGGGCGCTTTCATTTTTATGAAGGACATTCTCCCGAAGATATAATTTATCCCATAAGAGTTGTAAAAATGCTTGGAGCGCAGAAACTTATAATTACAGCCGCCGCAGGCGCGGTAAATAAAAAATATCATGCTGGCGATGCGGTCATTTTAAGCGACCACATAAATTTTACAGGAACAGACCCTCTCAGAGGAAAACATTTTTCGGTTTTTGGAGAACGTTTTCCGAACATGAGCAGTGTTTACGATTTATCTTTGAGAAAAGAAGCATTGAAAGCGGCAAAAAAATATGCATTAAGAGTGCATGAGGGAATATATTTTGGCGTTTCGGGTCCATCGTATGAAACTCCAGCCGCTGTAAAAGCTTATGAAAAACTCGGAGCGGACATTGTAGGCATGTCTGTAGTTTATGAAGCCGAAGCTGCTGTGCAAATGAATATGCGGATTCTCGGCCTTGTTTATGTATCAAATATGGCGGCTGGAATTCACCATATTTCTTTAAAACATGAAGACGTTTTGAAAACCGGAAAACAAACCGTTCCAAAATTTGCCGCCATAATAAAAGAAGTTTTGGAGAAAACTAAGTGAGAGTATATGATATAATATATAAAAAAAGAAACCTTCAAGCTCTTTCGAGAGAAGAAATAGAATTTATGGTTTTTAATTATAACAATGGGGAAATTGCCGACTATCAGATGTCGGCTTTTTTAATGTCGATTTTTTTTGCTTCAATGACCGATGAAGAAATGTTTTATTTGACCGAAGCTATGACAAAGTCCGGCGATATAATCGATTTGTCTTTTTTGGAAATGCCGACAGCAGATAAGCATTCCACCGGAGGAGTAGGCGACGGAACTTCTCTTATTGCTGTGCCGATTGCAGCAAGTGCCGGTATATGCGTTCCGATGATGTCAGGAAGGGGTTTGGGACATACAGGTGGAACATTGGATAAATTGGAATCTATTCCGGGTTTCAGAGTAAATATAGATAAAAAGGAGTTTTTGGAATTTCTGGAATACGCCAATATGGCATTCATAGGGCAGACGCGTGAAATAGCGCCCGCGGATAAAAAAATGTATGCTTTACGCGATGCGACCGCTACGGTAGAATCGCTTCCTTTGATATGCGCCAGCATTATGTCAAAGAAAATTGCAGAAGGAGTGCAGACGCTTGTGCTGGATGTTAAAACCGGAAATGGTGCGTTTATGAAGTCTCATAAGGATGCGTTGGAATTGTCACGGAAAATGATAAGTATCGGAAAAACTTTTAAAAGAAACGTTTCCGCGGTTATTACTGATATGAATACCCCTTTGGGAAACTGCGTGGGAAACTCGATCGAAATTAAGCAGACAGTCGAAATATTGAAAGGTGATTTGAAAAACGATTTATACGAACTTTCAGTTGACCTTGCCGCCATGATGATATTTGGATGTGCTAAAGCGTCAAGAATTGAAGATGCGCGTGAGATTGCAAAAAAGCAAATTTCAAGTGGCGCTGCGCTTGAGAAGTTCAGACAGGTAATAAAGATGCAGGGTGGAAATCCGTCTGTTATCGATAATCCCGTCGGCGTTTTGCCTCAGGCAAAAAATTCGTTAAAGATTAAAGCTGTCAAAACCGGATATATCTCTTGCATGAGAACAAGAGATATAGGCATTGCCTCAGTTATGGCGGGAGCAGGAAGAAATAAAAAAGAAGATTCTATAGATTACAGCGCGGGAATTATGCTGTATAAAAAAACTGGAGATTATGTAAAAGAAGGAGAGACAATCGCAGAACTGCTTTACAATTGTGATAAAAATATTGACGAAGCATTATTTCTTATGAACGGCTCTTATATAATTTTAGAAGAAAAAACAGTAAATCCAGAACTTATAAAGGAAAGACTAAACTAATGGATACGGAAAAAGACAGATATTGGAAATTTTTTCCTAATAATTCTCAAAAAATATCGGAAATTTCACACTCTCTTTCAATTAATCCCAAAATTGCCTCGGTTATGTTAAACAGGGGAATTGACAGCGTTGAAGAAGCCGCTGTTTTTCTGTATGGAGGAATAGAACATCTTTACAATCCTTTTATTTTTCCTGATATGCAGAAAGCTGTTGAAAGAATCAAAAAAGCCATAAGCGGCAAAGAAGCCATTTTGGTCTACGGAGACAGAGATGTCGATGGCATAACCGCCATAAATGTCGTGGTTAACACGATAAGACAACTTTGTGGAAACGCTCAATGGTACGTTCCTGCAGATGAAGGATACGGCATACATAAAGATATACTTACAAAATATTATGCCGAAGGCGTAAAACTTATGATAACGGTTGACTGTGGAATATCCGCTTTTGAAGAGATAGATTATGCCAACAGTCTGGGAATAGATGTTATTTTAACCGATCATCACGAGCCGCCGTATGAAGGCGTTCCTCATGCGTATGCAATTATAAATCCCAAAATTATGGATTCTCCGTATCCGTTTAAAGATATTGCCGGCTGTACGGTAGCTTTTAAAACGGCTCAGGCTTTGGTTATGTCGTTTGCAAAAGACTATGACAGGGAAATCATAATTTGCTATGCGCAAAAGCAGGAGTCATATTTTGATGGATTTTATATGAAAATTAAAAATGACATTTGTATCGATAAACGTCCTTTTTCTTCTGCTTCCGAGATAAAAAGTATTTTTAAACAGGCTTTTAAGTCATATACTAACAGTAAAGAACTGAAAGAAACCGTTATGACAAGTGATGCTCTTTTGAAAGATAAAATCGAAGTTTTTGTAATTCGCGATTTTGATGGAAACGAAAGTATTGAAAAGAAAGTAATGCGCAGCTATAAAATCAAGAGGAATAACGAATCCAGCGCAATGAAAGAGTTCTTTAAAAACAATCTGGATTTATGTGCTTTGGGAACGATTGCCGATTCTATGCCATTAATTGATGAAAACCGCATAATAGTTAAAAAGGGGTTGGAATTGATAGCTGGAAATCCGTCGGCAAGGCCGGGGCTCGGTCTTTTGATTGAAGACGCTTTCGTTTCAAAAAATATACAGTGTATAAATTCCAGAGCCGTTTCATGGAACGTAACGCCCGTTCTTAATTCTTCCGGCCGCATGGGAAGAGGCATGCTTTCGGCGCAGCTTCTTATGACAAAAGATTTTTTTCAGGCAAAAAATCTTTATGCCGATATAGTAAAACTAAATGAAAACAGAAGGTGGCTTCAATCAGAAAATATTGAACAGTTCAAAATTCTTCTAACACAGCAATGCGATTTGGAACATGACAAAGTTTTTATAGTTGACGCGGCCAATCTTGAACACGGCGTGACCGGAATAGTAGCTTCACAGATGGTAAAAACATATATGAAACCGGCTTTTCTTTTAATTTCAGATGGCAATGAGGCCATAGGTGCAGCTAGATCAGTTGTGGGTTTTGATTTGATTGCAGCTCTGGAAGATGTTAAAGATATTCTTCTGAAGTACGGCGGTCACAGTCAGGCTGCTGGGTTTACGATTACCCATTCAAAGATTGAAGAATTTAAAAAGAGAATTAAAGAATATGCCGAAAAAAATATCATTGGGATTGATCCGTGCAAAAATATTGAAATTGATTGTGAACTTAAAATTTCAGATATAAATCTTGATTTTCATAAGCAGCTTGAAGTTTTGGAACCTTTTGGCATGGAAAACCAACGGCCGCTGTTTTATATAAAAGGTGTTTCCGTGACGGAAGTTTCAGTTTTCGGTGGAAATTATAAGCATGTTAAATTTAAAGTGTCACAGAAAGGCAGCAGGAACGTTCAGGTAGTTTTTTGGAATAGTGGAGAGATTGCCGATATGCTGCGAAAAGAAAGTCTGGTAGACATAGTGTTCCACATTGACATTATGGGCAAAAATGACAAACAGATTGTGCAGATGTGTGCTGTAGATATAAAACCGTCTTATTAAAAGAAGCACTTATCATGACAAACAGGAGGGCATAATGTCAGAAAAAGAGAATTCGGCAAAAATTGCATTTATCGGAGGTAGCGGGTTATATGAAATTGACGGTATTGAAAACGTCATTGAAAAAGATATAGACACGCCGTTTGGAAAACCTTCAGATAAAATCACAATAGGGACGATAAACGGAATTAAGTGCGCGTTTCTTCCCAGACATGGCAAAGGGCATACTCTTCTTCCGTCGGAAATAAATCAAAGAGCGAATATGTACGCTTTAAAATTGATAGGTGTGGAACAGATAGTGGCTTTTACGGCATGCGGATCGCTGAAAGAGAAAATGAAACCAAAAGATTTCGTTATTCCCGACCAGATTTTTGACAGGACAAAAAATAGGATTAACACTTTTTTTGGAGAAGGGATAGTCGCTCATGTCGGTATGGCAAGACCTTTTTGCGATGAAATAAGAGAGATTATACATCAGTCAGTTTACGAGTTGGCGATAGAGCATCATTTTGGCGGAACTTACGTATGTATTGAAGGTCCTCAGTTTTCATCTAAAGCTGAATCGGAAGTAAATCGCAGTCACGATTTTTCCATAGTAGGCATGACTGCCATACCGGAGGCGAAACTTGCGCGTGAAGCGGAAATGTGTTATGCAAACATATCTCTGGTAACGGATTTTGACGTGTGGAAAGAAGGGGAAGAAGTTACAAACGACGCCGTTGTCGCCACAGTAGCTGCCAATATTTCAAACAGCAAAAAAGTAATTAAAGACATTGCCGTAAAACTTTCACAAAGGCATACAAAATGCAACTGTCACAAATCTTTGAAGTCGGCAGTTATGACAGCTGCGGAAAAACTTTTGATAAGCCCATCGTATAAAAAACTAGCGTTGTTTTTAGATAAATATTATAACAAATAATATTCCTATGAAAGAAAAAACCTATGTAAACCTTATTGAGAAAGCGAAAACTGCTGCAAAAAACAGTTATAACAAATATTCCAAATTTGCGGTTGGCAGTGCGGTTTTATGCGCAAACGGAAAGATATACTGTGCGGCAAACATTGAAAACGTTTCTTACGGGCTTACTTCTTGTGCGGAACGCAACGCTTTGTTTAATGCCGTGTCAAACGGTGAGAAGAAAATTGAAGCCGCAGCCGTCTGGACTAAATATGGAAATATTTTTCCGTGCGGCGCGTGCAGACAGGTAATTTTCGAGCTTGCGCCTGAAGCCGATGTTATAATAAATAAAAATGATAAAGATATTATAGTGATTAATATACGAGATCTACTCCCTTTTCCTTTTTTGGAAAAAAATTTATTTTAGAATCCAGACAAATGCCAGAAGTTTAGAAAATAGAAACTTGTAAGCTAACGGTAAAGATCCCAACTGCCAATACTATTTTCTTCATCTGTTTCTCCATTGTTTTTATCAATTTCCTGACAAGAGCAATATATAGGGGTTTATATGAAAATTATATATACTAAAAGTCAACTTCATACTAATAAAACACATAAAAACTTTATAATTTCATTTTACTGTTGATATGTCGCCATATCATTAGAACGTTGTTTTTGACATAAAAAATATTATTATGTGCCGCTTGAAGTGAATTGTCCCCAAAAAATCATAAAAATTTAGGTTGTGGTATTTATGGTGTTTTATAGGCTCTTCAAATTTCGTTAAAAATTAAGTATGATTATAATAAAGTAAATAAAATTTTAAAGGAGAAGAAAAGTTATGAAAAAGTTTAGTCTTGTTTTATTGGCATTGACGTTTATGTTTTCGGCGGCAATTTTATATGCTCAAAATGAAAACGCAGAAGTCGGAAGTGAAACTGAAACCTCCGTACCTGTATCTCAAGAAACAAGCGTACCGGTTGTAACGACCATTAAGACAATGGCAAAAACTACTCCTGCGATAACGGCTAAAATCAACAAAACGAATGAAAACAAAGATGAAGAAAACGTTGCTGCTCTGATAACTGAAGCGCAAAAGAGTGAAGCCAAACAAAATGCCTCTATGATAAAGAAACAGGCAAAAGATTTGACCGACAATGCGAAGACGGCAAGAAAAAAAGCCGAAGCCGACGCTAAAGTTATAAAAACACAGGCTAAAAGCGATGAAAAAATAGTAACCGAAAAAGTCGTCACGATGAAAGAAAAAGCTACGGCCGAAAAAAAGCATTCTGATGCGGAAGCAAAAGCGCTTGAAGACAAAGCAAAAGCAATAAGAGAAATGGCAAAAAACAATTATAAAGAAATCGTAAATGAAGCCAATGCGATGGCGCAGAAGGCAAAAGAAACCAGAGAAGCCGCTTTCAGAAGAGCGGATGATTTGGTCAGTACTGCGATACAAAGTGAAAAAGAAGCAAGAAAACAGTCGGAACTTCTTTTACAGAGTATTCCTCAATAACAAAAAATACGAAAAGAAAAGGATTGAAAAAGAATAATCAAATCAAGAATCTTTCCCATATCGTTAGTGGATATTGCCGTTAGAATGCAAGATTTGACATTTCATTTAGGCAGCTCAAAATTTGTTATTCTGGAAAAGTCAAGCAGCTTGCTGAACGTTTTGTCGAAGATTTAAAATATAGACATTGTAGATAGATGATAAATATAATAAATTAAAAAATTTGTTTTCCGGTGCAGACTTAAAACTTGTGCCGGATTATTCCTTTTCCTCAAATAGTTTCAATTTCTAGAAATTTTCCATCAAAAGTGTGCGCGGTATTTTTGTCTTTGTCTTTGATGAGGCTCATTTTCTCCTTTAATTTTCTTTATAAAAAGACTATAATAAATTTATGAAAAAATATATAAGGGTAATAATGTGTTTTTCTATATTTTTGTCTTTAGTATGTCGAGATTTTGCTTTTTCCGCAGCACAAATTGCATACAATGCCAAGATTTTTTTAAGAATTCCAGCAAATGCTGGATTTATATCCGCCAAAAACGTTTCTTCCGAAAACAAAATTTCCATTATAAACATACAGGATTTACATTATAATCCATCAGTTCAAAAAAACATATCTTTAATACTTGAAAATATAGAAAGACAAATTTCGCCTGATGTGGTTTACGTCGAAGGTGCGGTTGGAGAAATCGATACTGGCTGGATAAGTGACATTGGCGATAAGAAGCTTCGCAAGGACATTGCAGAGCATCTTATTTTAAATTCACAGCTTACAGGATACGAATACTACCGCGCGATAAGCGCTGCGGGCATGAGAATTTACGGTATTGAAAGCGAAAAAGTATATAACGATAATTTTTTGCTCTTAAACAAAATAACTGATTACAAAGACGAAACCACTAGGCAATTAAAAATTTTCAATGAAAGCGTAGATGAAATAGCTAAGTCATTTCACGGTGAACGGCGCCTTGACGGTTTGATAAGAAAATATAGAGAAGGAAAAATTTCGCAGATAAAATATTATTCGGTTTTGATAAAGTTATACGATAGTTTCTGCGGCGGGAAAAAGCTTTTAAATATAGCGGGATATTATCCCAAAAATTACCTTTTTAATATAAAATCATTTATTCTGAATTCGCGCGAAATTTCGCTATTGTCTAAAAATACGATTGAAAGACAATATGCCGATTTTTATAATTCTATAAAAAATATGTTACCTTACAAAGAATATGCGGTTTATTCCTCACTAGAAGACAAAACGGAAAATACTTTACGTTATATGGTTCGGTTTGAGCTTGCAAAAAAATATAATGAACTGTTTTCATATCTCACCTGTCTTAAAAATTTAAAATCTATCAACCCTTTAGAGCTTAGAAATGAAGAAATAAGGCTTATCGATTGTTTGAGAGTGGCTGTTTCGGATAATATTGTGCAGCAGGATATGGTTTTTATCAAGGATTTTTCCATTTACTTTAACAGTTTTTTCAACAACAGTATAACCTTTGACGAGTATAAATATTTTTCGAAAAATTTTAAAAAATTTGAAGAGCTTTATTCATATTATAACGATGGCGGTATCCCAGAATTCTTTGTTGAAAATTTTGAGTTATTCGATAAATTTATTTCCAATAATGTTTTAAGAAACTCCGTGTTTGCAGCAAACATTTTAGAAGTTGCGCAAAAGCAAGGTTATAAAAATATCGTTTTAATAACCGGCGGTTTTCATACGGAAGGATTGGAAGAAATTTTTAAAGATGCTGGAGTTAACTTCATAGCATTGACCCCCAATGCTATACTGCGTAAAGATACGCAAGATATATACGATTACAATGTGAAAAAACAATCGGGCGTTTTAAACAATGCCTATGCTTTAAAGCCTTCATCGGTTCTTCCCGAAGAAGAACGGCAGAGAATTATTTTATCTGCCGTTGAAAGCGTAAGGCTGCTTATGGAAACCAATCCGCAAGATTATAATCTAAAGCTTGAAGAAATAGCTGGGCATATTCCGATTTTAAAAGGCTTAAAGGTAAAAACTGGATTTTTAGGAGATTCTAAACTCGTATTTACGTATATTGACGGAGAAATTCGAGATATACGCATTAAAGGCAGCGATGGTAAAAAATCGTCATTAAAAAAAAGGATAAGGTCATTATTTCCATATTTTAACGCAGATAATTATTATAAAGATATTTTTAAATATATGCTGTTTGTCACGTCATTTTTATTTGCTTTTAACATAAACAATACCATTAGTGCCGCTTTGATGATTTTTTTATTTCCACCTGTTGCGATACTCATCTTGCCGGCTATACAAGCTCTTATGCTTTCCGTTTATATTTTTAAGGACAATAAGTCTGTTACGGAATCCCCAAATTATGCTTTACGCATTAAAGAAATGCCAGAAGGCGCGGAGTATTTAAAACAAACTACTTCCATACCTGTATACGACGAACCTTGGCGCATTATCAAACGCACTCTCGAATACGCTATAGATGCAAGAGACAGATACAACAAAAAAGCCGGAGGAGAATATGCAAATATCGTAGTAAGCGATGATGGACTTATGGTTTTTGCAAAAAATAATATTGAGTCGGCTTTAGAAGAAATAGAACGGAAAAATCAAAACGGACAACAATTGAGCACAGAAGAAGAGGAGATTTACTATAGAATTTCTTTTTACAAAGAACACAATATAGGTGTTATAGCAAGACCTAAAGATAAAACTAAGTACTCATGGGGCGATTTCGAAAGAAGAGGACTCTTCAAAAAAGCGAGCAATTTAAACCATTCTTTAATAATAAATAAAATATTGGGAGAGCTTATAGAAAACGGAATGTCATATGAAGATGCTGTAAACAGTGTAAAAAAGCAGCTCATAAACGATAAACCTATATTTGAAAATACATATATATCTGGAAATATTATGGTAGGAGACATCATTTTGCTTTTAGATAAAGATTCAACCGTTGCACCCAATGCCATATCGGCTACTATGACGGAATTTGTGATAGATACGTCTTTGGGATATACACAA
It encodes the following:
- a CDS encoding thymidine phosphorylase translates to MRVYDIIYKKRNLQALSREEIEFMVFNYNNGEIADYQMSAFLMSIFFASMTDEEMFYLTEAMTKSGDIIDLSFLEMPTADKHSTGGVGDGTSLIAVPIAASAGICVPMMSGRGLGHTGGTLDKLESIPGFRVNIDKKEFLEFLEYANMAFIGQTREIAPADKKMYALRDATATVESLPLICASIMSKKIAEGVQTLVLDVKTGNGAFMKSHKDALELSRKMISIGKTFKRNVSAVITDMNTPLGNCVGNSIEIKQTVEILKGDLKNDLYELSVDLAAMMIFGCAKASRIEDAREIAKKQISSGAALEKFRQVIKMQGGNPSVIDNPVGVLPQAKNSLKIKAVKTGYISCMRTRDIGIASVMAGAGRNKKEDSIDYSAGIMLYKKTGDYVKEGETIAELLYNCDKNIDEALFLMNGSYIILEEKTVNPELIKERLN
- a CDS encoding transketolase family protein, yielding MVEVFGKKATRFGFGEALVALGEKDPKIFVLGADTVSSVAINDFQKKFPDRFINVGIAETNLIGMAAGLAAAGFIPFAATYGVFASGRPWEQIRTTVCYSNLNVKIGGSHSGLMVGPDGATHQALEEIAIMRCIPKMTVIAPCDLIETKKATMMSAYFDGPVYIRYGRENVPIFTKQETPFEIGKANVLRDGKDVAILACGTMVYESLMAAEILEKKGIKARVVNIHTIKPIDEKVIIDAAKDCGAIVTAEEHQIFAGFGSAVAEVIVRNSPVPMEFVGVDDSFGESGEAYDLIEKFGLKDVNIAQSAEKVLKRK
- a CDS encoding phosphopentomutase, translated to MPINRIILIVLDSAGVGALADAAEYGDDGADTIGHIIDKVGNGFHLPNLEKLGLYKILERKTNCQNLDIIGCYGKMITKSPAKDTTAGHWEMAGIVLDKPFPTYPNGFPQELITEFEKLIGTKILGNCVASGTEIIKHFGDEHYNTGYPIVYTSADSVFQIAAHECVYGLDKLYKICKIARKMLIGKYVIGRVIARPFIGESGNYTRTANRKDYSLTPLETTVLDEIKNAGGEVVAIGKIEDIFNGKGITKTVHTKGNANGMEVTAEEIRVGGISSKKTLIFTNLVDFDMLWGHRRDIISYAKALKEFDDFLPALMGMLGDGDMLIITADHGCDPSFTKHTDHTREYVPLLVYGKKLQRNINLGVRKTLADTAQTIADIFNLPPLKNGTSFKKEIET
- the deoC gene encoding deoxyribose-phosphate aldolase, with amino-acid sequence MVNGIEKYIDYTLLKPDTPFDMFERLCADAEKYRFYSVCVPPYVVKECKKFLKNSKVKITTVIGFPLGYNSTQTKLFEMQKAISDGADETDIVMNVSAFKSGRTNYVLNELKELRKSAGKSVLKIIIESCCLSKEEIAAVCALVSESGADFVKTSTGFGSGGAKIGDIKLIKNSIPRHIKIKASGCIKTLQQAQEFIKAGASRIGTSSLLSAEF
- a CDS encoding purine-nucleoside phosphorylase codes for the protein MKMVNVLEKIQKTKKAILPHSGFNLSAAVIAGSGLGELRNSFTVLKTVKYSKIPYFAKTTVKGHDGELHLCRSAKTDFLIFNGRFHFYEGHSPEDIIYPIRVVKMLGAQKLIITAAAGAVNKKYHAGDAVILSDHINFTGTDPLRGKHFSVFGERFPNMSSVYDLSLRKEALKAAKKYALRVHEGIYFGVSGPSYETPAAVKAYEKLGADIVGMSVVYEAEAAVQMNMRILGLVYVSNMAAGIHHISLKHEDVLKTGKQTVPKFAAIIKEVLEKTK
- a CDS encoding transketolase; this translates as MQTSDLKIISAEVRKDIIKMLGLAGSGHPGGSLSSVELLVSLYFNHMKFNPRNPDDPNRDYFVLSKGHVCPVLYAVLAQLKCIDVDELCTLRQAGSRLQGHPAKDKKLPGIEISTGSLGYGLSIGAGICAGIKQLKKENRVYVLMGDGEQQEGSVWEAAMAASHLKLDNLCAIIDDNALQIDGETKKVMNIQPLAEKYKSFGWNVIEIDGHDLDAADRAYASAKTETCRPTVIIAKTIKGKGVSFMENLAEWHGKAPSKELVVKAIEEIDAAALDKKI